GTGGTGCAGGTGGTGGTTGGGACTCAACTGCCCGAGCCACAGGTGCCACACTAAAAGAAGCTGGTTTAGCTGATAAAGTATCCTACCAAAACCTTTCTGGTGGAGGTGGCGGAAAAGCCATTGCTTATCTCATCGAAACAGCCAAAAAACAGCAAAATACATTAATGGTTAACTCTACTCCTATTGTTATTCGCTCATTGGCTGGCGTGTTCCCCCAAACCTACCGTGACTTAACGCCTATCGCAGCAATAATTGCTGATTATGGCGCGTTCATTGTGAAAAATGATGCACCTTATAAAGACTGGAATCAGTTGATTACAGAGTATAAAAAATCCCCCGCTAAAATTAAGTTTGCTGGTGGATCCACTCGTGGCAGCATGGATCATTTGATTGCAGCAGCTGCTGTACAAAATGCCGGGCTTAATCCACGTCAACTTCGCTATATACCTTATGATGCTGGTGCAAAAGCAATGGCTTCGCTACTGTCTGGCGAAACACAAGTGCTTTCCACAGGTTTCGGTGAAGCATTAGAGTTAGCAAAATCAGGACAAGTTAGAATATTAGCTATTACCGCTCCTGAACGTCTGAAAGCAGCACCCGATGTTCCCACTTTAAAAGAAATGGGTAACCCAACGGTATTTGCCAACTGGCGAGGTTTTTTTGCTGCACCGAATCTTGCCAAACCCAAAGCGGAAGCATTCGCCAAACTATTAGCAGAGATGCAGCAATCAACTGCCTGGAACACCACCCGTGATCGTTATGGTTGGATTGATAATTATAAAGCCAATGACGAGTTTATTGCTTTTCTAGATGAACAAGAAAAAACCATGAAAGCACTCATGCAATCACTGGGCTTTCTAAAAAAATAACTCATATTTAGGCGCTATAAGTTAGACCACCTGACACTTGTAGTGCCCATAATAACAATAACTGACAACGCAGGAATCCTCCCATGCTCACTACCGATCGAATTGGCGGAATGGTATTTTTAGCCTTTTCCCTGGGCTATGGTTACTGTACAACTTTAATTCCAGATTATCCTGGTTCAGAGTTTGAACCTGTAACAGCAAAAACATTTCCATATTTGCTAAGTGTTTTAGGTTGCCTGGTGGCTTTGTGCTTATTACTTGCACCAACCCAACAAACCACTAATACTCATGTTAAAAAAAATACCCAGCCATTTAATTGGTATACGACGACTGCTTTACTAGTTGCAATGGCTGTATATGGGCTAATAGTTGAATGGTTAGGTTTTATTTTAGCCACTATTTTGTTTTTAATAGCAGGTTATCGCATTCTAGGTGAAAAACGCATAAAAGTTTTATTGCTTGCCTCAGTCCCTGTTGTTGTTATTTTCTGGGTATTTCTCACTCAAGTACTTGATGTATACCTGACTCCCGGCAGAGTTTTTGATGGATTGGGGGGTTAAACAATGTGGGACGGTATTGTATTAGGTTTTAGTACGGCAACCAATCTGACCAACATCATGATGGTTATAGTTGGCTGCTTTGTTGGCACCTTAATTGGTATGCTACCTGGTCTAGGGCCAATTTCAGCCATCGCATTAATGATCCCTATTACCTACGGATTAGACCCTGCAAGTGGTATTATCTTAATGGCAGGGGTTTATTATGGTGCTATTTTTGGAGGCTCAACTTCATCTATTTTAATTAATGCTCCAGGCTGTTCAGCCACAGTTGTTACTGCGTTTGATGGTTTTCCCTTGGCACAAAAAGGCCAAGCAGGTAAAGCACTGGCATTGGCTGCTTATTCTTCATTTATTGGTGGTACATTAGCAGCACTGATTCTACTAGTGGCTGCTCCCATGCTTGCTTCAGTATCCCTTAGTTTTCAATCCAGCGATTATTTTGCCTTAATGGTGGTCGGTCTTACCGCAATTGCTGCTTTTGCTGGCAAAGGGCAATTTTTAAAATCCTGTGTCATGGTCATCCTTGGTTTAATGCTGTCAACCATTGGCACTGACCAGTCTTCAGGAATTCAA
This genomic interval from Spartinivicinus ruber contains the following:
- a CDS encoding tripartite tricarboxylate transporter TctB family protein → MLTTDRIGGMVFLAFSLGYGYCTTLIPDYPGSEFEPVTAKTFPYLLSVLGCLVALCLLLAPTQQTTNTHVKKNTQPFNWYTTTALLVAMAVYGLIVEWLGFILATILFLIAGYRILGEKRIKVLLLASVPVVVIFWVFLTQVLDVYLTPGRVFDGLGG
- a CDS encoding tripartite tricarboxylate transporter substrate binding protein, with translation MPILSKSIHSCFNRIKTSICALTLALSFNSYATDTSDIHFLVPGGAGGGWDSTARATGATLKEAGLADKVSYQNLSGGGGGKAIAYLIETAKKQQNTLMVNSTPIVIRSLAGVFPQTYRDLTPIAAIIADYGAFIVKNDAPYKDWNQLITEYKKSPAKIKFAGGSTRGSMDHLIAAAAVQNAGLNPRQLRYIPYDAGAKAMASLLSGETQVLSTGFGEALELAKSGQVRILAITAPERLKAAPDVPTLKEMGNPTVFANWRGFFAAPNLAKPKAEAFAKLLAEMQQSTAWNTTRDRYGWIDNYKANDEFIAFLDEQEKTMKALMQSLGFLKK